The Devosia sp. 1566 sequence TGGCGGATAGTTGAGACACTGCGGCCTCCCGGTAGCCCGCCGGAGCATTGATGCCAGTTCCCACTGCAGTGCCGCCAAGATTGGTTTCGCGCAGTAGGTCTGAAACCTGACCCAGGCGCTCGATGTCTTCATTGATTGTTGCCGCGAAAGCGGAGAACTCCATTCCCAAAGTCATGGGAACCGCATCCATCAACTGGGTGCGGCCAACCTTCACTATCCCGGCGAAGGCACGGCCCCGCTCGGCGAACGCCTCGCTGAGGTGGCGCTGCACGCCCATCAGCGGTCGGGAGGCGAGCAGAATGGCAAGCCGTGCGGCGGTCGGGTAAACGTCGTTGGTCGACTGCGAACAGTTGACGTGGTCATTGGGATGCAAATGCCGATAGTCACCACGCGGCCGTCCGAGCCGGTCAAGCCCAAGATTGGCGATCACCTCATTGGCATTCATGTTGGTCGACGTACCGGCCCCGCCCTGGATCATATCAACGACGAAGTGCTCGTGGTGCTTCCCGTCGATGATCTCGTCGCAGACAGCGGCGATGATTTCGGCGAGCTCGGGGGCCAGCGCTCCCACCTGGGCGTTTGCCAGCGCCGCCGCCTTCTTCACCATAGCCAGTGCGCGCGGTAGCTCAGGGAAGTGCGACAGCCTCACGCCCGTGATGGGAAAGTTGGTCAGCGCCCGCGCGGTGTGGATACCATATAGGGAATCGGCTGAAAGGGGCAGTTCCCCAATCGAATCGTGCTCGAGGCGCTTGCTCATACATTTTCCTATGGCTTAGCCGGGGCCTGCCGCTCTCCTTGGCACCTGGCTCTCCGGCTGTTTTGTTCCGAGACGGTGAGACTGCGCTTGCACATCAGCTCCCAGCCACGTCAGCTGTATAAAGCAGAGTAACAGGAACAACATGCAACAGAAGCGCGACCCCACGTAGCCATGCGAACGGCGGATTGACGGTCGCGGATGCGGCCGGTCATTTGCCGTCCCCAAATGAGCCATGGACGTGTGGGCAAGCCAAACGGCTGCTTTCGACAACGCCGCCGCCCGGAGCGGACAGACCGCTTCCTGCCCCAAATCGGCCCTGCTTATCCCCGCAGCCAGGAGCAGGGGTACTCTACCTCCAAACAGGAGGTGAACATGTCACGAGAAGTTAGTCGCACCCGAGCTCAATACCTCAACGGCATAGCGGTGGCTCTGTTGGGCAGCAGCGTATCAGCAGTCAGCGCCGGTGCTCCGATGTGGGTGCTTGTACCTGCAGTAGCCGGAAGCCTGCTGTTGCACTGGCAGGCTGTACAAACTATCCGGCAGGGAAAGTGAGGGTTTCGGGGAAAGCAACTGCTGAGGCTGGTGCTGGTAACCTTGCCTTTGCCTCCGGGTCGCAATGCAGCCTGCTTTTACAGGATGCGCCATGAGTATTACACGCCTTAGCCGCCCCGACTTGAGCCTTGAGGAGGTGAGGGAAGCGCTGGCCGTTCGCGATACGCCATACTACCACCTGATCAGTTACGGCCGGCACGTGGGCCTACGGCGATCTTTGGAGGGGGACTTCTGGGTTGCTCGCATTCGCACCAGGGCAGGCGGCTACTATCGGCGGCAGATCGGCCCCGTTTCTGACAGCACAAGCCCGGGACTGACATACGCGGAGGGGGTGGCTGCAGCGCGAGAGTGGTTTTCTCGTCCCGGCGTTCACGCACATGCCGCCGACGAGAAGCGCATTGGGGTGCGGCAAGAGCTTGTGGTCTGCCCTGTGCCGGGGCTTTATAGCGTTGCTCACGCGATGAACGAGTACGTGGAGTGGAAGCGACTGGCTGCAGCCAAGAGCCACTTCGAGACCAATCTATCCCTCATCAACCACCACATTATTCCTCGCCTGGCCCATGTGCCTGTTGCAGAGTTCACCGGCGAGCACCTCAGGCGGTTTGTTAAAGAGGTGCTGGAAACACCGCCCAAACGCGGCAATCAAACGCTAGGCAAGAAGCGCAGCATCGACAGCCTTGATGACGAGCAGGCGCGGAAGCGCAAGAAGACCATCAACACCCTGATCGGCATTCTGCGGGTGGCCTTCCAAATGGGGTGGGAAAGCGGCAAGATCGAAAGCGATCGATCCTGGCGCTGCCTGAGGCGCATTCCTGCGGTGGATCGGCCTCGGATACTACATCTGTCCAGACCCGAATGCCGCGAACTTCTGGCGCAGTGCCGGCCGGACGTCGCTCGGTTGGTTCTAGGCGCTCTGTACACGGGCTGCCGGGCTACTGAACTGCTGCGCCTGCGCTGCGGCGATGTCGGGCGCGACGGATACGGCATCTATGTGGCGCCGCTCAAGACGTACAAGCCCCGGTTCGTGTTCCTGCCCGATGAAGCCATGGCTTGGTTTCTGGACCTCACCAAGGACCGCAAGCGCTCAGACCTGGTGTTTATCCGCGACAGCGGCAAACCCTGGTTCGGCAACTACAAGCACCTGTTCAAGGCGGCTGTCCGCGCTGCCGCTTTGCCAGAAGAGTTCACGTTTCATGGCTTGCGCCACACCTATGCCAGCCAGCTCATCCAAGCCGGAGCAACCGTGTACGCGGTGGCCGAGCAGCTAGGTCATGCTGACCCTACCACGGTTCTGAGGACGTACGGTCACCTCTCCCCACAGATCCGAGAGTCTGAGGTGCGGCAGCGGTTCACCACTCTCAGCCACGATAACGCTCAAGTCGCCAAGGACCGCCGCGACGAACTCCGCACTTGGCGTGGTAGCCTGCATGGAGCCGACTGGCGGGAATATGCAAAGATCTCAGATGTGCAGGAATACGAGACCGAGCAGATCGATTAGCCGGCCAAGTTCCGCTCCTGCTCATGCCACAGCTCGGTCTTGAGCGACAGTAGCGGTGGCAGGAGCAGATCAATTCGCTGTCCTTCCAGGATGCCCTCGATAATCTCGGGCGCGAGAAGGGTCATCCTAACCACCCGGCTAACATAGGATCTATCGATCCCCTCTGCATCCGCCATCTCCGCCACGGTGGCGTAGGCACCACTCTCCAGCAGCTTGCGCCACCGGAAGGCTCGCGCGAGGGCCTTGACCAGAGTGTTGTCGATCCGCGGGCGGGCAGAGGTGGCGATTTCTTCTCCTGCTGGCGACAGCACCAGCTTGCGCCCGCCGCGTCTGCGGATGGTTAGCGGAACGGCAATTGTGAGGGTGTCTGCAGCCTCGTTCTGATGTGTTCTGCTCATGCTGCCTGCCGGTGCTTGCTGGTGGTCGGCAGTTCGGCTGCGAGGGTTTGCAGTCCCTCGCTCCTGATCCGAATCCTTGCGCCTTCAGTGCTCAGGTCCACTCGCTCAACCAGCAGCTGCACGATCCTGGCCTGCTCGGCCGGGAACAGCTGATCCCACGCGCTTTCGAACTGCTGTAGGGCGAGCCTAACCTCATCATCTGTCACGCTTGGATCCTGCTGCCGTGCCGCCGCTGCGGTCCTGGCGATGATTTCGGGTGACCTCAGGATTCCTCGCAGCTGATCGATGACCACGCGCTCGATCTCGGCAGCACTAATGCGCCGGATGGGGCAGGTCTCAGGTCCCAGCTTAAGCACCGACATCGTCACGTAGTAGCGGTAGAGCTTGCCCCGCCGCCTGGTGTGAGTTGGGGTCATTGCCACGCCATTGGGGGCAAACAGCAAGCCCTTGAGCAGGGCAGGGGTTTGCGCCCTGGTTTTGCACGCACGGGAGCGAGGGCTTTCTTCCATGATAGCGTGCACCTTGTCCCATAGCTCGTGGCTGATGATCGCCTCGTGCTCGCCGGGGTAAGCAGTGCCTTTGTGGACGGCCAGGCCAAGATAGGTGCGGTTGCCTAGAAGTTTGTAGATGTACCCCTTGTCGATCGGCTTGCCCGAACGGGTGCAGAGGTTCTGCTCTCCGAGTTCCTTGGCGAGGAGTGTGGCGGAGCCGAGTTTGAGGAAGCGGGCAAAGATGGTGCGGACGATCTCAGCTTCGTCTTCTCGCACCCGGAGCTTGCGGTTTTCCACCCGATAGCCGAACGGCACCAGCCCACCCATCCACATGCCCTTTTTGCGTGAGGCCGCTACCTTGTCCCTGACGCGCTCGCCAATGACCTCGCGCTCAAACTGGGCAAACGAAAGGAGGATGTTGAGGGTCAGCCGACCCATGGAGGTGGTGGTATTGAACGACTGGGTCACCGAGACAAAGGTCACCCCATGCTTGTCAAACACATCCACCAGCTTGGAGAAGTCCATCAGTGAGCGGGACAGGCGGTCGATCTTGTAGACCACGACCACGTCAACGAGGCCGTCTTCAATGTCAGCCATGAGGCGCTTGAGGGCAGGGCGGTCGAGATTGCCACCCGAGAACCCACCATCATCATAGTCGTCGCGAACCGGGATCCAGCCTTCCGGCTTTTGGCTGGCGATAAAGGCTTGGCAAGCCTCCCGCTGCGCGTCGAGCGAGTTGAAGGCCATGTCCAGGCCTTCCTCGGTTGATTTGCGGGTGTAGACGGCACAGCGCAGCCGTCGCATCACCACATCCTTCATGGCTTGCTCCTCTGGTTCTTGAGCCCAAAGAAGGTCCAGCCATTCCAGCGGGTGCCGGTGATGCGCCGGGCAATGGCTGAGAGGGAGGTATAGGGCACGCCGAGATAGTCGAAGCCCTTGTCGGTGACAGTGACCGTATGCTCGACACCCTGCCACTCGCGTAGCAGGCGCGTCCCGGCAATCGGCAGTAGATTGGCAGACCTTTTGCGCACCTCGATGCGGCCGCCGTCCAGTTGTTCGCCGAGCTGCTCCAGGTGCCGAATGGTCTCGGGCTTTAGCCCACCATAGACCAGCTCCTGAATGCGGTAGGTGAGGCGGCTCTCCAGGAACTTGCGGTTGTAGGGTGGTGGTTCGGTGCCAAACAGGGTCCGCCACTTGGCCTTGAGCTCGGAGATGGAGAGAATCTTGAGCTCAGCAATCTGCGCCAGCACGCTTTCGCGCTGAGGATCGCTGGTAGGTCTATTCTTTGCTGCAGCAGCACTCATACACGCACTCCCGGTTGGTTCTGGGGCACACACATGCGTGGTGTCGGCGACCTATCCAGCCCAAGATCTGCCGACTGCGGAGAGAGTTTGGTTGACTGTGCCGCTCGCAGGCGCATGAGGCCAAGCGCCAAGATCTCTGTCACCTCGGCAATTCGCTCCGGGGCGGTCATTCTGTTGGGGTGCAGCGGGTTCATCTTGTGCCTCCGGTTGGAAGCAAGATGCCCATGGCCAGCAAGCCGCACAAACAAAATCAGGTACTTAGGGTAGAGGTGCGGCTAGAAAGTCAGTCCAGCGTAGCTGATCGCAGTTGCAGCTTTTCCACAAGGATGTGCGCCCCACGAGGCCCGCAGGCCGCCCCGCAGAATCAGACTCGACTCCCATAAGCAGGAGAACATAAAGTGAACGAAGCGGAGAGTAGACGGGCGTAGAACCTTGGCTTGCGCGCTTGCGCAACAGGTATGGAGATCACCATGAGCTTTGGAGCTTTGCTGCGGACCAGGCGGAACGAGCGCGGGCTGACGCTCGAGGATGTCGCGGTCCGCGTTGAACTATCGCTTCCTCATCTGTCTCGCATTGAGCGGGACCGGGAGAATCCACCGCGTGACGAGATCATTGAGAAGCTCGCCGCGACCATCGGTATTCCGGCTGATGATCTCTTCGCTGAAGCCAGGCGCCTGCCGCCTGACCTCAAAGAGCAAGCTGGAGAGGTATTTGCTCTGTACCGTCGTGCGAACCGCGGCTGGACACGCTGATGGTTGGCCAGATCGCCCTTAAGTATCCGCATGACGCGCGATCTCTCGAGCCCGGCCGCCTGCGAAGATCTGACATCGCGGCGCTCGCCCTCGAGGTGCGGGAGCAGTTGGTTCCCGATCGAACGCCCAAGCTGGACGTGACCAGGATCATTCATGCGACCAGGCAATTGCGCGTCAACGGGCTTGAATACGATGCGCACTGGGAGCTGCGGAAAGACCTGCAAGGTGAGTTCGGCGAACCTGCACTCGGTCTTGTCGACTTCGACAAGGAGCTGCCCAAGACAGCCCTGGTGTTCCTCGATGAGTTCGAGGTGCACAACAGAGACTACATCGCACGTTCGACCGCGGCTCACGAGCTCGCCCATCTGCTGTTCGACGCACCCGCTCGCCTGAGGAAGATCGAGCGAGGGGAGACGCTCTCGCCTGTGCAGAAGGCCGATCTGATGCTGCCCAAGGACCGATCGGGGCGAAGTGAACCGATGAACTGGGTCGAATGGCGCGCGGATGAGTTCATGGGATCGCTGCTAGCGCCGGCGAAGGTCATTCATGCCCACATGCTCAGGGTGTGCATCGCTCTGCGCGTACCGCGGCGCGCTAACGAACAAGGTCGGTTGATGATCAACGGCAACAAGGCTGGCAATGATTTGATCCAGGCTGTCATCGACGAACTGGCCGAGATCTTTGGACTTTCGAGCGTCTTCATCGAGTACCGACTGCAGCGTTACGGCTTTGTGCATGGGGAGCGGAATCGCTTCCATGCTTAAGCACATCAAGACCTACTTCAACCTGCGCGAGATCCAGGCCCGCTGGAACTCTGATGATGATGACATACAGTACTTCATCCTCAACGATCTGCTTGAGGTCTGTGTATGGACTATGAATGTTGAGGTAAGGCCGACGGACGGCAGTGAGACTGTGATGCTTGACGGCGTTCAGCCCGTGTTCGGGAAGGATCTGTGGCCGGTTCTCAGAACAGGTGTGAGCCCGGTGAATAGATTCCGCCAGGGCGATAAGGAGTTGATCAGGCAGAACCCGGCCACGCCCTTTCTAGTCAGAGTGGATGATCTGCTTGTGACCCGTGTGGAGCGAGATCGCTTCGAGCGAGAGAACGGCTTCGCCCTTGAGCCGGAGCTTACGGCAAGTCCTGAGTTGTTCGATCCGCTAGCGACGTTCAAGCACGATGCTACCTACGCCCATGTTACCATCGCCAACAGTGTCTTCAAGCTTGGTGCTCTTCAGGGGAACATCATCAAGCAACTGCACGCAGCCGCAAAGGCCGGTCAGCCCTGGGTTCACCAGGATGTTCTGCTGAGCAATACAAATGCGGGCTCGCCCAGGGTGGTGGACCTGTTCAAAGACAGAACGAAGCGAACCGCTCTGTTGAACGGCGACGGTAAAGGCCACTTTCGTTTGAACCTTCCCGTCAGACCTGTCACCTCGCTGAAGCGGAGCGCTTACTCCGCTGCTGTGTTCAGAGGTGAAATCAGCAAAGTGGGACGCTCATCCCACCCATCCCACCTGACATCCCCCTTCATGGGACGCTGATCCCCCTCTAGCTCCCACCCCATCCCACTCCAGAGCACCACGTGCGAAGCTGTTCGCCATGGAATGCTTCTCCTCGCAAGGCATCAAGCCAAGGAGAAGCCAAGTGAGTGTAACAGAGCTCTTTATCGATCAGATCCAACTAGCCCGCCGCTGGAAGTTGTCGCACCGCACTTTGGAGCGCTGGCGCTGGGTTGGAGAGGGCCCCAACTATACCAAGATCGGCCGGCGCGTCGTGTACCGGCTGATTGACGTCGAGAAGTTCGAGGCCGATGGCTATCGCGCCACCATGCAGGCGGAGGCTGACCGCCGTGGTTGACCGTCACCGTCTCCCTAACCGTCGTTCATGCACCACGCTGGCGTTTCGGCACAATGGCGCCGCTTACAACCTGACCGCCGGCTATTATGCCGATGGCCAGATCGGCGAGGTCTTCATTGATGGTCCGCGGATCGGTAGTGAGGTCTCGCACCTCGTGCATGATATCGCAGTGCTGGTCTCGATTGCCATCCAGTACCACGTCCCAGTCGAGGTCATGCAAGGCGCCGTCGGCCGCACCGAGATCACCGGCACACCGCATAGCGTTGCCGGTGCCGTGCTCGACCTGGTGGCTGGGGAGGGAGGACGATGATGAGCATCGATCATGCCCTGCTTGCCGCTCGAGAGGAGTTCTACGAGCGCGCCTGGGCTCACCCCAAATACATGCACTATGTCCGTCAGCATGGCCTGCAGCTGGCCCGGATCAATGGCTTTGCCGGGGCCACCGGTATGTTGCCCGTCGTGGACTGTGGCGGTGGGCACTTCGACTTCGAAGCCCCTGGGGAACTCGTTGAGGCCTTCATCTGCGAGGCTCTGGGCGAGGACGGGGAGAGTGTTATCGACCTGGTTGCCTGGCCGGTGAATCGCCCAACCACCGTGATGAGCATGTTCGGCCGGGCTCCGGTGCTCGGTCTGTGGGAGGCGGTGAATCCATCGACCTACTTTGGCGGCAAGGCGCTGCAAATGCACCGCACCCCACTGGAGTGGCTGCAGTCCGGCTGTCGCGGCGCTGCTGTCGTGGTGCCCCATCTCGCTGCGCGCTTCCTGTTCGACGTTGAAGGTCCAATTGCCGGCAAAGATGAGCGGCACCGGCGTCAGCTGCTGGATCTGGTGCGCAGCATTGTGGATGATCGCAAGATCATCTGCACGGCGGAGCAAGCGAGAGCGGCATGAGCGACCTGCCGTTCTCCTCTTCTGACAACTTCAGCTTCGATGCTGGCACGTGGCGCTCGCCTGGTACGAGCCATT is a genomic window containing:
- a CDS encoding site-specific integrase produces the protein MSITRLSRPDLSLEEVREALAVRDTPYYHLISYGRHVGLRRSLEGDFWVARIRTRAGGYYRRQIGPVSDSTSPGLTYAEGVAAAREWFSRPGVHAHAADEKRIGVRQELVVCPVPGLYSVAHAMNEYVEWKRLAAAKSHFETNLSLINHHIIPRLAHVPVAEFTGEHLRRFVKEVLETPPKRGNQTLGKKRSIDSLDDEQARKRKKTINTLIGILRVAFQMGWESGKIESDRSWRCLRRIPAVDRPRILHLSRPECRELLAQCRPDVARLVLGALYTGCRATELLRLRCGDVGRDGYGIYVAPLKTYKPRFVFLPDEAMAWFLDLTKDRKRSDLVFIRDSGKPWFGNYKHLFKAAVRAAALPEEFTFHGLRHTYASQLIQAGATVYAVAEQLGHADPTTVLRTYGHLSPQIRESEVRQRFTTLSHDNAQVAKDRRDELRTWRGSLHGADWREYAKISDVQEYETEQID
- a CDS encoding DNA-binding protein — its product is MSVTELFIDQIQLARRWKLSHRTLERWRWVGEGPNYTKIGRRVVYRLIDVEKFEADGYRATMQAEADRRG
- a CDS encoding helix-turn-helix transcriptional regulator, with translation MSFGALLRTRRNERGLTLEDVAVRVELSLPHLSRIERDRENPPRDEIIEKLAATIGIPADDLFAEARRLPPDLKEQAGEVFALYRRANRGWTR
- a CDS encoding aspartate ammonia-lyase; the encoded protein is MSKRLEHDSIGELPLSADSLYGIHTARALTNFPITGVRLSHFPELPRALAMVKKAAALANAQVGALAPELAEIIAAVCDEIIDGKHHEHFVVDMIQGGAGTSTNMNANEVIANLGLDRLGRPRGDYRHLHPNDHVNCSQSTNDVYPTAARLAILLASRPLMGVQRHLSEAFAERGRAFAGIVKVGRTQLMDAVPMTLGMEFSAFAATINEDIERLGQVSDLLRETNLGGTAVGTGINAPAGYREAAVSQLSAIFGMPLIPATDLVEASSDLGAFVTFSGVLKRIAVKLSKICNDLRLLGSGPRAGIGEIILPAVQAGSSIMPGKVNPVIPEVVNQTAYQVIGNDLTVTLAAEAGQLQLNVMEPVVIFNILQSIRMLEAAMTVLTERCVTGIVADETRIASLLSNSLVAVTALVPRIGYENAVAVAKAAQGSGHSVEATVVALGFLTHEEFAALMRLEPLTESAARADNKRKEEKS
- a CDS encoding DUF2924 domain-containing protein, translated to MSAAAAKNRPTSDPQRESVLAQIAELKILSISELKAKWRTLFGTEPPPYNRKFLESRLTYRIQELVYGGLKPETIRHLEQLGEQLDGGRIEVRKRSANLLPIAGTRLLREWQGVEHTVTVTDKGFDYLGVPYTSLSAIARRITGTRWNGWTFFGLKNQRSKP
- a CDS encoding recombinase family protein; the encoded protein is MKDVVMRRLRCAVYTRKSTEEGLDMAFNSLDAQREACQAFIASQKPEGWIPVRDDYDDGGFSGGNLDRPALKRLMADIEDGLVDVVVVYKIDRLSRSLMDFSKLVDVFDKHGVTFVSVTQSFNTTTSMGRLTLNILLSFAQFEREVIGERVRDKVAASRKKGMWMGGLVPFGYRVENRKLRVREDEAEIVRTIFARFLKLGSATLLAKELGEQNLCTRSGKPIDKGYIYKLLGNRTYLGLAVHKGTAYPGEHEAIISHELWDKVHAIMEESPRSRACKTRAQTPALLKGLLFAPNGVAMTPTHTRRRGKLYRYYVTMSVLKLGPETCPIRRISAAEIERVVIDQLRGILRSPEIIARTAAAARQQDPSVTDDEVRLALQQFESAWDQLFPAEQARIVQLLVERVDLSTEGARIRIRSEGLQTLAAELPTTSKHRQAA